In Deltaproteobacteria bacterium, a single window of DNA contains:
- a CDS encoding 30S ribosomal protein S1: MSQQPTTGMSFAELFAKDAPKLKEGEVVKGRVLAADQDHVQIDVGFKSEGLIDAWEFMDESGRLLVKPGDPVDVFIEEVEDEDGYIVLSKEKADRLKIWDEISKAFEADESVEGKVISRVKGGLSVDIGVKAFLPGSQVDLRPVRNLEALLGERLQFKIIKFNKRRGNIVLSRRALLEKERERMRATTLQTLQEGQIVDGVIKNITDYGAFIDLGGLDGLLHVTDMSWGRVNHPSELFRVGDELKVKVLRFDIESERVSLGLKQIQPDPWRDAAMKYPLGRRIQGRVVSLTDYGAFLELEPGIEGLVHISEMSWTKRIKHPSKMVNLNDTVEAVVLDVDEGNRKISLGMKQIEPNPWSLIEEKYPVGTRVRGPVRNITNFGLFVGLEEGIDGLVHVSDISWTEQIKHPKDKYNEGDEVEAIVLKIDRENEKFSLGVKQLTPNPWDDIIKRYPVGSEITGAVTSVVEFGAFVKLDAGVEGLIYSNDLSVEPVSKPSDVVSVGQEVRAVVTRVDPVDQKISLSIRALTDRELREELKRHVQRQSTSQTTTFGDLLKEKLAKKESGE; this comes from the coding sequence ATGTCTCAACAACCCACCACCGGCATGTCGTTCGCGGAGCTGTTCGCGAAGGACGCGCCCAAGCTCAAGGAAGGCGAGGTCGTCAAGGGACGCGTGCTCGCCGCAGATCAAGACCACGTGCAGATCGACGTGGGCTTCAAGTCCGAAGGCCTGATCGACGCCTGGGAATTCATGGACGAGTCGGGCCGCTTGCTCGTCAAGCCCGGTGACCCGGTCGACGTGTTCATCGAAGAGGTCGAGGACGAGGACGGCTACATCGTCCTCAGCAAGGAGAAGGCCGACCGTCTCAAGATCTGGGACGAGATCAGCAAGGCCTTCGAGGCCGACGAGTCGGTCGAAGGCAAAGTCATCTCGCGCGTGAAGGGCGGCCTCAGCGTCGACATCGGCGTGAAGGCGTTCCTGCCCGGCTCGCAGGTCGACTTGCGCCCCGTGCGCAATCTCGAGGCGCTGCTCGGCGAGCGCCTCCAGTTCAAGATCATCAAGTTCAACAAGCGGCGCGGGAACATCGTGCTCTCGCGGCGCGCGCTCCTCGAGAAGGAGCGCGAGCGCATGCGCGCGACGACGCTGCAGACGCTGCAAGAAGGCCAGATCGTCGACGGCGTGATCAAGAACATCACCGACTACGGTGCGTTCATCGATCTCGGCGGCCTCGACGGCCTGCTGCACGTGACCGACATGTCGTGGGGCCGCGTGAATCACCCGAGCGAGCTGTTCCGCGTGGGCGACGAGCTCAAGGTGAAGGTGCTGCGCTTCGACATCGAGAGCGAGCGCGTCTCGCTGGGCCTGAAGCAAATCCAGCCCGATCCGTGGCGCGACGCGGCGATGAAGTATCCGCTCGGCCGCCGCATCCAGGGCCGCGTGGTGTCGCTCACCGACTACGGCGCGTTCCTCGAGCTCGAGCCGGGCATCGAGGGCCTCGTCCACATCTCCGAGATGTCGTGGACGAAGCGCATCAAGCACCCGTCGAAGATGGTGAACCTGAACGACACGGTGGAAGCCGTGGTGCTCGACGTCGACGAGGGCAACCGCAAGATCTCGCTCGGCATGAAGCAGATCGAGCCGAACCCGTGGTCGCTGATCGAGGAGAAGTACCCGGTCGGCACGCGCGTGCGCGGTCCGGTCCGCAACATCACCAACTTCGGGCTCTTCGTCGGGCTCGAGGAAGGCATCGACGGCCTGGTCCACGTCTCGGACATCTCGTGGACCGAGCAGATCAAGCATCCCAAGGACAAGTACAACGAGGGCGACGAGGTCGAAGCGATCGTTCTGAAGATCGATCGCGAGAACGAGAAGTTCTCGCTCGGCGTCAAGCAGCTCACGCCGAATCCCTGGGACGACATCATCAAGCGCTACCCGGTGGGCTCGGAGATCACCGGCGCGGTCACGAGCGTGGTCGAGTTCGGCGCGTTCGTGAAGCTCGACGCCGGCGTCGAGGGGCTGATCTACAGCAACGATCTCTCGGTCGAGCCCGTCTCGAAGCCGAGCGACGTGGTGAGCGTGGGCCAAGAGGTCCGCGCGGTCGTCACGCGAGTCGACCCGGTCGACCAGAAGATCTCGCTGTCGATTCGCGCGCTCACCGACCGTGAGCTGCGAGAGGAGCTGAAGCGCCACGTGCAGCGACAGTCGACCTCGCAGACCACGACCTTCGGCGACCTGCTGAAGGAGAAGCTCGCCAAGAAGGAATCAGGCGAGTAA
- a CDS encoding prephenate dehydrogenase/arogenate dehydrogenase family protein, with amino-acid sequence MSTRSARPAAGERSERGSANHFERVAVVGTGLLGGSVALAVRERRLAREVVAVVRRAEAQREVLARGIADRAELDLAAGVRGADLVVLASPVHAMPALLAGLAPHLAPGAIVTDVGSVKATLAESLPPLLPSGTCYVGSHPMAGSHHTGYAHARADLFESAACIVTPAKPANAAAEERVIWLWRALGCRVLRRSAQRHDEEVAWVSHAPHAIAFAFAASLEGAPVAARELAGTGFRDFTRIAASDPAMWADILVNNKQALAAPLLFAAERAAALARAIESGDAASVTSLLTAARDQLAQGGANAHSGGAHPRPETNKAAKSAATKE; translated from the coding sequence ATGAGCACGCGAAGCGCGCGGCCTGCCGCAGGCGAGCGAAGTGAGCGCGGCAGCGCGAATCACTTCGAGCGCGTCGCCGTCGTCGGCACGGGCTTGCTCGGCGGTTCCGTCGCGCTCGCGGTGCGCGAGCGGCGCCTCGCGCGCGAAGTGGTCGCGGTCGTGCGCCGCGCGGAGGCGCAGCGCGAGGTCCTCGCGCGCGGCATCGCGGATCGCGCGGAGCTGGACCTCGCGGCAGGCGTGCGCGGCGCGGACCTCGTGGTGCTCGCGAGCCCGGTACACGCGATGCCGGCCCTGCTCGCGGGGCTGGCGCCGCATCTCGCGCCGGGCGCAATCGTGACGGACGTGGGCAGCGTGAAGGCGACTCTCGCCGAGTCGCTGCCGCCGCTGCTCCCGAGCGGCACTTGTTACGTCGGCTCGCACCCGATGGCCGGCAGCCACCACACGGGCTACGCGCATGCGCGCGCGGACTTGTTCGAGAGCGCGGCCTGCATCGTCACGCCTGCGAAGCCGGCGAACGCCGCCGCCGAGGAGCGCGTGATCTGGCTCTGGCGCGCGCTCGGCTGCCGCGTGCTGCGCCGCTCGGCGCAGCGCCACGACGAGGAGGTGGCCTGGGTGAGCCACGCGCCGCACGCGATCGCCTTCGCGTTCGCCGCCTCGCTCGAAGGCGCGCCGGTCGCCGCGCGCGAGCTCGCGGGCACGGGCTTTCGCGACTTCACGCGCATCGCGGCGAGCGATCCCGCGATGTGGGCCGACATCCTCGTGAACAACAAGCAGGCGCTCGCAGCGCCGCTGCTCTTCGCCGCTGAGCGCGCCGCCGCGCTCGCCCGTGCGATCGAGAGCGGCGACGCCGCGAGCGTCACCTCACTTCTCACCGCCGCGCGCGATCAGCTCGCGCAGGGCGGGGCGAACGCCCACTCCGGAGGCGCACATCCACGTCCGGAAACGAACAAGGCCGCCAAGTCGGCGGCCACCAAGGAGTGA